A single Danio aesculapii chromosome 19, fDanAes4.1, whole genome shotgun sequence DNA region contains:
- the pbxip1a gene encoding LOW QUALITY PROTEIN: pre-B-cell leukemia transcription factor-interacting protein 1 (The sequence of the model RefSeq protein was modified relative to this genomic sequence to represent the inferred CDS: inserted 1 base in 1 codon), with protein sequence MSDNSTGSTGSSSNSWTLLSPEEVAADPAAPVDDGTESIGDAPSLSEDIAGSSLEARSHDPETPILEPVLSEEGQQVSAPSPICQETSPDFFEEMAASGPPEVELDPEIHAPIIHDTITSSPPDSDLLGAVPFSIATESAFQFSEESVLDEPPEEDVTDVFPGQHVPIQESPASQLEPKITSTPEPFRELSSTPEDSAEISHAHNTRGDSAIPVLDIHADVHPAPETPPLAPPSEDDTGFGTTLESPTPDSPYPETIGSIESEEEPSFQKEDIELPEKFPDVIREPESLGAEFPAFSSADDDDDGLRFRHVQPTIVLKRSSDEEEEEGEEEEFNLPARKEEKRGFSLNQLIVGALVLLCVGSFFFSGSVFDLADDDIDGTELSDQELLDKLVQENKQINILEAQIESQKEELDQALKMASQAHSNEKGVLENENIKLKEQLSDLPGLKEELQTLRARVAELTKLTAEDLAQKIPDSDPPSTTDSVPEEAEKHCDXKEELKRQKALLEESRKRLEGMKKPSWNKQGLRESLVEMQKRLSKQVEQLGKREDWKRKHKKEWGRKKEHDWKKDGEAERGKHGKDKRKEHLVKYKEDWDHKKDERRQERERRQKERPWDAKPSKHQHHHENADFWRHQEEKLRRNRHPAEGCRGVSNCADAEGLVPVKLPEFQDLLKIYTSKLEALPQENKESLKRLTAQFFSGGVFAHDRMLFSEFAEDVADILEDLADEQLDNDSLEEEMEEFEKEALLKFAAISA encoded by the exons ATGTCTGATAACAGCACCGGCAGCACCGGGTCATCCAGTAACagctggactcttctctccccaGAG gaggtTGCTGCTGACCCAGCAGCACCAGTGGATGATGGGACAGAAAGCATTGGAGATGCACCCAGTCTGTCAGAGGATATAGCAG GGAGCTCTTTGGAGGCAAGGTCACACGACCCTGAGACTCCAATTCTGGAGCCCGTTTTGTCAGAGGAGGGTCAGCAGGTCAGTGCTCCATCGCCG ATTTGCCAGGAAACATCCCCAGATTTCTTTGAGGAAATGGCAGCATCTGGTCCTCCCGAGGTTGAGCTTGATCCTGAGATCCATGCTCCTATCATCCACGACACCATCACCAGTTCTCCGCCGGACAGTGACCTTCTGGGTGCCGTTCCCTTCAGCATCGCTACAGAATCAGCCTTCCAGTTTTCAGAGGAGTCAGTCCTCGATGAGCCCCCTGAAGAGGACGTTACTGATGTCTTCCCCGGTCAGCACGTTCCAATCCAAGAAAGCCCTGCCTCTCAACTAGAACCCAAAATCACCTCCACCCCTGAACCCTTCAGAGAATTAAGCTCCACCCCTGAAGATTCAGCCGAGATAAGCCACGCCCACAATACCAGGGGTGATTCTGCAATCCCTGTGCTTGATATTCATGCTGATGTACATCCTGCTCCTGAAACCCCCCCTCTGGCTCCGCCCTCTGAAGATGATACTGGTTTTGGGACCACATTGGAAAGCCCCACCCCTGACAGCCCATATCCAGAAACCATTGGTTCAATTGAAAGTGAGGAGGAGCCTAGTTTTCAGAAGGAAGACATCGAACTGCCTGAGAAATTCCCTGATGTGATCAGAGAACCAG AATCTCTTGGTGCTGAATTTCCAGCATTCTCCTcagcagatgatgatgatgatggtctgCGATTCAGACATGTTCAACCTACCATAGTGCTGAAGCGCAGCTccgatgaggaggaagaggaaggagAAGAGGAGGAATTCAACCTGCCCGCCAGGAAGGAGGAGAAGCGAGGTTTCTCTCTCAATCAGCTCATAGTGGGCGCTCTCGTCCTGCTCTGTGTTGGGTCCTTCTTTTTCTCAG GTTCTGTGTTTGACCTGGCGGATG atgATATTGATGGAACAGAATTAAGTGACCAG GAACTTCTTGATAAACTTGTTCAAgagaataaacaaattaatatattggAGGCCCAGATTGAG TCACAGAAAGAGGAGCTGGACCAGGCTCTGAAGATGGCATCACAAGCACATAGCAATGAAAAAGGAGTGCTGGAAAACGAgaacattaaattaaaagaaCAACTGTCTGATCTGCCTGGATTAAAAGAGGAACTACAGACGCTGAGAGCAAGAGTTGCTGAGCTTACAAAACTAACAG CTGAAGATCTCGCACAAAAAATCCCTGACTCCGACCCTCCTTCCACCACTGACTCTGTTCCAGAAGAAGCCGAGAAACACTGCG AAAAGGAAGAACTGAAGCGTCAAAAAGCTCTTTTGGAGGAGAGTCGGAAGCGTCTGGAGGGAATGAAGAAGCCGAGCTGGAACAAGCAGGGATTGAGGGAGAGCCTGGTGGAGATGCAGAAGAGACTGTCCAAACAGGTGGAGCAGCTGGGCAAACGCGAGGACTGGAAGAGGAAACACAAGAAGGAATGGGGCAGAAAGAAGGAACACGACTGGAAGAAAGATGGAGAGGCTGAGAGAGGGAAACACGGCAAAGACAAGCGGAAAGAGCATCTCGTGAAGTACAAAGAAGACTGGGACCACAAGAAGGACGAGAGGAGGCAGGAGCGGGAACGACGACAGAAGGAAAGACCTTGGGATGCTAAGCCTTCCAAACATCAGCACCATCATGAGAATGCAGACTTCTGGAGACACCAAGAAGAGAAGCTCCGAAGGAACCGACATCCGGCTGAAGGCTGTCGTGGCGTTTCCAACTGCGCAGACGCCGAAGGTCTCGTTCCCGTGAAGCTGCCGGAGTTTCAGGATCTCCTCAAGATCTACACAAGCAAATTAGAGGCACTTCCTCAAGAAAACAAGGAGTCTCTCAAACGGCTCACAGCCCAGTTCTTCAGCGGTGGCGTTTTCGCCCACGACAGAATGCTTTTCAGCGAGTTTGCCGAGGATGTGGCTGATATCCTGGAAGATCTGGCAGACGAGCAACTTGACAATGATTCCTTGGAAGAAGAGATGGAGGAGTTTGAGAAGGAGGCGCTGTTAAAGTTTGCCGCCATTTCGGCGTAA
- the s100a11 gene encoding protein S100-A11, translating to MLITRHSSQNITCVLSLIFNSTSARIMESAINVLVSEFKAYAGKEGSASTLSKQEFTSLVKCQLPNFVKNSSDPATIDHLMSSLDANNDGQLTFMEFWNLIGNVANKHGGF from the exons ATGCTCATTACGCGACACTCCAGCCAGAACATCACTTGTGTGCTCAG CCTCATCTTTAACTCTACATCTGCCAGAATCATGGAATCTGCCATTAATGTGCTTGTCTCTGAGTTTAAGGCTTATGCTGGGAAGGAAGGTTCAGCGAGTACTCTGAGCAAACAAGAGTTTACGAGTTTGGTCAAATGCCAATTACCAAACTTTGTAAAG AATTCCTCTGATCCAGCCACCATTGATCATCTCATGAGCTCATTGGATGCGAATAATGATGGGCAGCTGACGTTCATGGAGTTTTGGAATCTGATTGGCAATGTTGCAAACAAGCATGGCGGATTCTAA